One segment of Marvinbryantia formatexigens DSM 14469 DNA contains the following:
- a CDS encoding ATP-binding cassette domain-containing protein, whose translation MSQISVSDLTFCYEGSFDNIFENVSFSIDTDWKLGFVGRNGKGKTTFLKLLQGELEYRGTISASTAFDYFPYQVDERRQKACLGEILEEIRPDCELWRVICELDRLQAPAEVLYRPFYTLSYGERTKVMLAILFSRDNYFLLIDEPTNHLDAGARELVKAYLRSKKGFILVSHDRDLLDACVDHVLALNRRTIEVQSGNFSSWWENRERRDAFCRAENEKHQKEIKALGRAAERAQRWAEANERSKIGFDPAKEHDRGNGTRPYIGAKTKKMQRRVKNLQTRIDSEIAQKEGLLQDVENPAELKLMPLSFRREVLVRARDYTLAYENGDGSCRVVFDKLCFELRRGERVFLNGSNGCGKSSLLKAILAQQEKKNGNAAAGYGKEDRNRAETDGENIWSGETDRTNVWRGETDCTNAWHGETDCAGIRENGLLEISSGLRISYVSQDTSFLHGDIGSFCAQQMLEESLFKAVLRQLDMERAQFAKNMEDFSEGQKKKVLLAASLLQQAHLYIWDEPLNYIDVFTRMQIEELILKYAPTMLIVEHDVRFRERIATKIVDL comes from the coding sequence ATGTCACAGATAAGCGTATCAGATCTTACCTTCTGCTATGAAGGAAGCTTTGACAATATTTTTGAAAATGTATCTTTTTCCATTGACACAGACTGGAAGCTGGGCTTTGTCGGGCGCAACGGAAAAGGAAAAACTACTTTTCTGAAGCTGCTGCAGGGAGAGCTGGAATACCGGGGGACAATCAGTGCTTCCACCGCCTTTGATTATTTCCCATACCAGGTGGACGAACGGCGGCAGAAAGCGTGCTTGGGTGAAATTCTGGAGGAAATCCGGCCGGACTGCGAGCTGTGGCGGGTAATCTGCGAGCTTGACAGGCTGCAGGCGCCGGCGGAGGTGCTTTACCGGCCGTTTTATACATTAAGCTACGGGGAGCGCACGAAGGTGATGCTGGCAATCCTTTTTTCGCGTGATAATTATTTTCTGCTGATTGACGAGCCGACCAATCATCTGGATGCAGGGGCGCGGGAGCTTGTGAAAGCGTATCTGCGCAGCAAAAAGGGGTTTATTCTGGTATCCCACGACCGCGATCTGCTGGATGCATGCGTGGACCATGTGTTGGCGCTCAACCGCAGAACCATTGAGGTGCAGAGCGGGAATTTTTCCTCCTGGTGGGAAAACCGGGAGCGCAGGGACGCTTTTTGCAGGGCGGAAAATGAAAAGCATCAGAAGGAAATAAAGGCGCTTGGCAGGGCGGCGGAGCGCGCGCAGAGGTGGGCGGAGGCGAATGAGAGGAGCAAAATTGGATTCGACCCGGCTAAGGAGCACGACCGCGGCAACGGCACGCGCCCGTATATCGGAGCAAAAACGAAAAAAATGCAGCGCCGGGTAAAAAATCTGCAGACGCGGATCGACAGCGAGATTGCGCAGAAAGAGGGACTTCTGCAGGATGTGGAAAATCCGGCGGAGCTGAAGCTGATGCCGCTTTCCTTCCGCAGGGAGGTGCTCGTGCGGGCGCGCGACTATACGCTTGCTTACGAAAACGGCGATGGAAGCTGCCGCGTGGTTTTTGACAAGCTTTGCTTTGAACTGCGCCGGGGTGAGCGGGTTTTCTTAAACGGGAGCAATGGCTGCGGAAAATCCAGCCTCCTGAAGGCAATCCTGGCACAGCAGGAGAAGAAGAACGGCAATGCGGCCGCCGGATATGGAAAAGAAGACCGGAACCGCGCGGAAACAGACGGTGAGAACATATGGAGTGGGGAGACGGACCGCACGAATGTATGGCGCGGGGAAACGGATTGCACGAATGCATGGCACGGGGAAACGGACTGCGCGGGCATACGGGAGAACGGGCTGCTGGAGATCTCCTCCGGACTGCGCATTTCTTACGTCAGTCAGGATACGTCTTTTCTGCACGGGGATATCGGCAGCTTCTGCGCACAGCAGATGCTGGAGGAAAGCCTGTTTAAGGCGGTATTGCGGCAGCTTGATATGGAGCGCGCGCAGTTTGCGAAAAATATGGAGGATTTCTCAGAGGGGCAGAAAAAGAAGGTGCTGCTTGCGGCAAGCCTGCTTCAGCAGGCGCATCTTTACATCTGGGATGAGCCGCTGAATTATATCGATGTTTTCACAAGAATGCAGATAGAGGAGCTGATTCTGAAATATGCGCCGACCATGCTGATTGTGGAGCATGATGTGCGTTTCCGGGAGCGGATTGCCACAAAGATAGTGGACCTGTAG
- a CDS encoding TetR/AcrR family transcriptional regulator C-terminal domain-containing protein produces the protein MKHEEISLNTKKMLAASLKKFMAKKPFSKITVSELIADCGVNRNTFYYHFEDIYALLRWMLETEAIEVVKQFDLIKDYKEAILFVMDYVESNDHILNCAYDSIGQQEMKRFFYPEFTGIISSLIQSAEENFHLKLEDDYRQFVTEFYTEAIAGILINWLKDGSSRNREATVRFIYETMRKSLNGILAPEPD, from the coding sequence ATGAAGCATGAAGAAATCTCACTGAATACCAAGAAAATGCTGGCGGCATCTCTGAAAAAATTTATGGCAAAGAAGCCGTTTTCCAAAATTACGGTCAGCGAGCTGATTGCCGACTGCGGTGTAAACCGTAATACCTTCTATTATCATTTCGAGGATATTTATGCGCTGCTGCGCTGGATGCTGGAAACAGAAGCAATCGAAGTGGTAAAACAGTTTGATTTGATTAAAGATTATAAAGAAGCAATTCTCTTTGTGATGGATTATGTGGAATCGAACGACCATATTTTAAACTGCGCCTACGATTCTATCGGACAGCAGGAAATGAAGCGTTTCTTTTACCCGGAATTTACCGGTATCATTTCTTCCCTCATACAGTCCGCGGAAGAAAATTTTCATTTGAAACTGGAGGATGATTACCGTCAGTTTGTAACAGAGTTTTACACAGAGGCGATTGCCGGAATCCTAATAAACTGGCTGAAGGATGGCTCCTCGCGTAACCGGGAAGCCACCGTCCGTTTTATCTATGAAACCATGCGGAAATCTCTCAACGGTATCCTGGCGCCTGAGCCGGACTGA
- a CDS encoding helix-turn-helix domain-containing protein produces the protein MKHSDITPLKENRLHGTAAFPCACYQADSAASPAGTPFLAKHHWHEELEIIYFEQGCFHLEINMEKYEIEEECFCLIKSGDLHYIYSEKDYREMAFVFSLSMLRAFAADPVQEKLVQPLAEGSLSLPGLIYRQNPCFVILKREFLQIADAAGLPSGASNLRSQYRVSSLPQYMRAKASLLNIFAAFSEQNLLAVSQMPADRRVDTVKKTLSYMQEHMTEKVTMQELAAQANMNEQYFCRFFKKIIGRPPITYLNEMRIRYACRLLKETDHSVTEIALESGFNNLGNFMRTFRLVCGCTPLQYRKGL, from the coding sequence ATGAAGCATTCTGACATCACGCCCCTGAAAGAAAACCGGCTGCACGGCACCGCCGCTTTTCCCTGCGCCTGTTATCAGGCGGACAGCGCCGCCTCTCCCGCCGGTACGCCGTTTCTGGCAAAGCACCACTGGCATGAGGAGCTGGAGATTATTTATTTTGAACAGGGCTGTTTTCATCTGGAAATCAATATGGAAAAATATGAAATTGAAGAAGAGTGCTTTTGTCTGATAAAAAGCGGAGACCTCCATTACATTTATTCAGAAAAAGATTACCGGGAAATGGCGTTCGTCTTTTCCCTGTCCATGCTGCGCGCTTTTGCCGCAGACCCGGTGCAGGAAAAGCTTGTGCAGCCGCTTGCAGAAGGCTCATTATCGCTTCCCGGACTGATTTATCGCCAAAATCCCTGCTTCGTCATTCTGAAACGCGAATTTCTGCAGATTGCGGACGCCGCCGGGCTTCCCTCCGGCGCTTCCAACCTCCGCAGCCAGTATCGTGTGAGCAGCCTCCCGCAGTATATGCGCGCAAAGGCGTCGCTTTTAAATATTTTCGCCGCCTTTTCCGAGCAGAATCTCCTTGCTGTCTCCCAGATGCCCGCAGACAGGCGGGTAGACACCGTCAAAAAAACGCTCTCCTACATGCAGGAACACATGACCGAAAAAGTTACCATGCAGGAGCTTGCCGCCCAGGCAAACATGAACGAGCAGTATTTCTGCCGCTTCTTCAAAAAAATCATCGGCAGACCGCCAATTACCTATTTAAATGAGATGCGTATCCGGTATGCCTGCCGTCTTCTGAAAGAAACCGACCATTCTGTAACGGAAATCGCCCTGGAAAGCGGCTTCAATAATCTGGGCAACTTTATGCGTACCTTCCGGCTGGTGTGCGGGTGTACGCCCCTGCAATACCGGAAAGGGCTTTAG
- a CDS encoding FecCD family ABC transporter permease: MKHKSYIRYQISFILLFVLLAVLFFWNINSGSIHLSVKEVYDIIVHRTGEDTAYNIVWEIRLPRILAAIILGGALSVSGFLLQTFFNNPIAGPFVLGISSGAKLVVSLVMIYLLGKGLVAGSQILILAAFAGSMISMGFILLISRKVNSMSMLVIGGVMIGYICSAVTDFVVTFADDSNIVNLHNWSMGSFSGMSWDNISVMAVVVFAALAITFLMSKPIGAYQLGEVYARNMGVNIKAFRIQLILLSSLLSACVTAFAGPISFVGIAVPHLVKSLMKTAKPILVIPACFLGGAVFCLFCDMIARTVFAPTELSISSVTAIFGAPVVIYAMFAQKSSRAKMD; the protein is encoded by the coding sequence ATGAAGCATAAATCTTATATCCGGTATCAGATTTCGTTTATTTTATTGTTTGTTCTGCTCGCTGTGCTCTTTTTCTGGAATATTAACTCCGGCAGTATTCATCTGTCGGTAAAAGAAGTCTACGATATTATTGTGCACCGGACAGGGGAGGATACTGCGTACAATATTGTCTGGGAAATCCGCCTGCCGCGTATTCTGGCGGCGATTATCCTGGGAGGCGCGCTTTCCGTGTCCGGTTTTCTGCTGCAGACGTTTTTTAACAACCCGATTGCCGGTCCCTTCGTGCTGGGCATTTCCTCCGGCGCGAAGCTGGTGGTTTCCCTCGTGATGATTTACCTCCTTGGCAAAGGGCTTGTAGCCGGGTCGCAGATACTGATTCTGGCGGCGTTTGCCGGTTCTATGATTTCGATGGGCTTTATTCTGTTGATTTCCAGAAAGGTAAACAGTATGTCTATGCTGGTAATCGGCGGCGTCATGATCGGCTATATCTGTTCCGCAGTTACGGATTTCGTGGTGACTTTTGCGGATGATTCCAATATCGTGAATCTGCACAACTGGTCGATGGGCAGCTTTTCCGGCATGAGCTGGGACAATATTTCTGTGATGGCGGTGGTGGTTTTTGCAGCGCTGGCTATCACCTTTTTGATGTCGAAACCGATCGGGGCATACCAGCTCGGCGAGGTCTATGCCCGCAACATGGGTGTGAATATCAAAGCGTTCCGCATACAGCTGATTTTGCTCTCCAGTCTTTTGTCCGCCTGCGTTACTGCCTTTGCCGGACCGATTTCTTTCGTGGGTATTGCGGTTCCGCATCTTGTCAAAAGTCTGATGAAAACAGCAAAGCCGATTCTGGTGATTCCGGCGTGCTTCCTGGGCGGCGCAGTCTTCTGTCTTTTCTGTGACATGATCGCCCGGACAGTATTTGCCCCCACCGAGCTGTCCATCAGCTCCGTGACGGCAATCTTCGGTGCTCCGGTCGTCATATATGCCATGTTCGCGCAAAAATCAAGCCGTGCGAAAATGGACTGA
- a CDS encoding ABC transporter ATP-binding protein — MDNFYIYTDHMTVGYNGRPLIRDIEIKVRRGEILTLIGPNGAGKSTILKSITKQLSLIGGTVYLEQKNMQAMSDKELSRKLSVVMTDRIRPELMTCEDVVAAGRYPYTGRLGILTDNDRKIVRESMELVHALDLCDCDFTQISDGQRQRVLLAKAICQEPEIIILDEPTSFLDIRHKLELLTILKKLVREKQIAVIMSLHELDLAQKISDTVICVHGDKIDKYGTPEEIFTDSYIHKLYGLTSGSYNADFGCLEMEPPHGRPEIFVIGGNGSGIAQYRRLARGGVPFAAGILHENDVDYEVAKALAAEVVCEKAFEPVSGETYQRALAVMKECRQVLCCLQEFGTLNQKNRELLEEAKRQGIEIV, encoded by the coding sequence ATGGATAATTTTTATATTTATACAGACCACATGACGGTCGGCTACAACGGCAGACCCTTAATCCGCGATATTGAAATCAAGGTGCGTCGCGGGGAGATTCTTACCCTCATTGGTCCGAACGGCGCCGGAAAATCCACCATTTTGAAGAGCATTACGAAACAGCTTTCCCTGATTGGCGGCACGGTTTATCTGGAGCAGAAAAATATGCAGGCGATGTCGGATAAAGAGCTTTCGCGCAAGCTGTCGGTGGTGATGACAGACCGCATCCGGCCGGAGCTGATGACCTGCGAGGACGTGGTGGCGGCAGGGCGTTATCCGTACACCGGGCGGCTGGGGATTTTGACGGACAATGACCGGAAAATTGTGCGGGAATCTATGGAGCTGGTGCATGCACTGGATTTGTGCGACTGCGATTTCACGCAGATCAGCGATGGACAGCGCCAACGGGTTTTGCTTGCAAAAGCCATCTGTCAGGAGCCGGAAATTATCATTCTGGATGAACCGACCTCGTTTCTGGATATCCGGCACAAGCTGGAGCTGCTGACAATCCTCAAAAAGCTCGTGCGTGAAAAGCAGATTGCGGTCATCATGTCGCTGCACGAACTGGATCTTGCGCAGAAAATTTCCGATACGGTCATTTGCGTGCACGGGGATAAAATCGATAAATACGGGACGCCGGAGGAAATATTCACGGACAGCTATATCCATAAGCTGTACGGGCTGACAAGCGGCAGCTATAACGCGGATTTCGGCTGCCTGGAAATGGAGCCGCCGCACGGCAGACCGGAAATTTTTGTAATCGGCGGGAACGGGAGCGGTATCGCACAGTACCGCAGACTGGCGCGCGGCGGCGTGCCGTTTGCTGCCGGTATCCTCCACGAAAATGATGTCGATTACGAGGTGGCGAAAGCGCTGGCGGCAGAGGTAGTCTGTGAAAAAGCCTTTGAGCCGGTCAGTGGGGAAACATACCAGAGGGCTCTTGCTGTCATGAAGGAGTGCCGTCAGGTGCTCTGCTGCCTGCAGGAATTCGGAACCCTGAACCAGAAAAACAGGGAGCTTCTGGAGGAAGCGAAACGGCAGGGAATAGAAATTGTGTAG
- a CDS encoding sirohydrochlorin cobaltochelatase → MKNRLWKLLAAGVGAATLMMGAVGVQAEEAATEAVSEEATEAAAEDTTEAAEEEAEDEENYETGDASKDNPRNQDEIGEKELLVVSFGTSYNDNRVATIGAIENAMEEAFPDYSVRRGFTAQIIIDHVKNRDGEVIDNFGEALNRAIDNGVKTLVVQPTHLMNGLEYNDVIDELAQYAEEFEQVVVGDPLLTTDEDYDTVISAITEDTKAQDDGETAIVFMGHGTEAESNQIYATMQEKLTAAGYANYFVGTVEATPSLDDVLAAVQAGEYKKVVLQPLMIVAGDHANNDMAGDEEGAWKKTFEDAGYEVTCNLKGLGEMPAIQELLVAHAQKAIDSLAE, encoded by the coding sequence ATGAAAAACAGATTGTGGAAATTGCTGGCAGCAGGAGTTGGAGCAGCAACCTTAATGATGGGCGCTGTAGGTGTACAGGCAGAGGAAGCAGCTACAGAGGCTGTATCGGAAGAGGCGACCGAAGCTGCAGCAGAGGATACGACTGAGGCTGCGGAGGAAGAAGCAGAGGACGAAGAAAACTATGAGACCGGCGATGCTTCCAAGGACAATCCGAGAAACCAGGATGAGATTGGCGAGAAGGAGCTGCTGGTAGTAAGCTTCGGTACAAGCTACAATGACAACCGTGTGGCAACCATCGGCGCTATCGAGAACGCGATGGAAGAAGCATTCCCGGATTACTCCGTAAGAAGAGGCTTCACAGCACAGATTATCATCGACCATGTAAAAAATCGTGACGGCGAAGTAATTGATAACTTTGGCGAAGCGCTGAACAGAGCAATCGACAACGGCGTAAAGACGCTGGTTGTACAGCCGACACATCTGATGAATGGTCTGGAGTATAACGATGTGATTGATGAGCTTGCACAGTATGCAGAGGAATTTGAGCAGGTTGTGGTAGGCGATCCGCTTCTGACTACCGACGAGGACTACGACACTGTAATCAGTGCGATTACAGAGGACACAAAGGCACAGGATGACGGCGAGACCGCAATCGTGTTCATGGGACATGGCACGGAGGCAGAATCCAACCAGATTTATGCAACCATGCAGGAGAAGCTGACAGCGGCAGGCTATGCAAACTACTTTGTAGGTACAGTAGAAGCAACTCCGTCGCTGGATGATGTACTGGCAGCAGTACAGGCAGGTGAATATAAAAAGGTAGTTCTTCAGCCGCTGATGATTGTTGCGGGCGACCACGCAAACAACGATATGGCAGGCGACGAGGAAGGCGCATGGAAGAAGACTTTTGAGGATGCTGGCTATGAAGTAACCTGCAATCTGAAGGGTCTGGGAGAGATGCCGGCAATCCAGGAGCTTCTGGTTGCACATGCACAGAAGGCGATTGACAGTCTTGCTGAATAA
- a CDS encoding ABC transporter substrate-binding protein, with protein MKRTIVFFRTFLLSVFFLLCCAAAVCAAEPSDTAPDFGSMKKESSMELLYAEQFSVDYYEGGYALITIRESGRFLVVPEDKPVPENLDEDIVVIQKPLQNIYLVATSAMDLFCALDGTDAISLSGTDASGWYVEKAREEMENGNIVYAGKYSAPDYELILSKNCDLAVESTMIYHTPEVKEKLEEFGIPVLVERSSYETHPLGRTEWLKLYAVLLGKEELADTLFSEQAEKLEEVLAQENTGKTVAFFYISSSGYANVRKSGDYVAKMIELAGGKYIFDDLGDSDNALSTMNMQMEEFYAKAKDADYLIYNSTIDGELYTLDELFAKSSLLKDFKAVQNGNVYCTGKNLFQETMGLGTMIADIHTMLTSETGADEFTYMHRLK; from the coding sequence ATGAAAAGAACGATTGTTTTTTTCCGGACGTTCCTGCTATCAGTGTTTTTTCTGCTCTGCTGCGCCGCTGCGGTGTGCGCGGCAGAGCCGTCTGATACGGCGCCGGATTTTGGAAGCATGAAGAAAGAGAGCAGTATGGAGCTTCTTTATGCAGAGCAGTTTTCAGTGGACTATTATGAGGGCGGCTATGCCCTGATTACAATCAGGGAGAGCGGCCGTTTTCTTGTTGTTCCGGAGGATAAACCGGTTCCGGAAAATCTGGATGAGGATATTGTGGTCATTCAGAAGCCTCTTCAGAATATTTATCTTGTCGCCACCTCGGCGATGGACCTGTTCTGTGCGCTGGACGGCACGGACGCCATCAGCCTGTCGGGCACAGACGCTTCCGGCTGGTACGTGGAGAAGGCGCGCGAGGAAATGGAAAATGGTAATATTGTCTATGCCGGAAAATACAGTGCGCCGGATTATGAGCTGATTTTATCGAAGAACTGTGACCTGGCGGTGGAATCCACCATGATTTATCACACGCCGGAGGTAAAGGAAAAGCTGGAGGAATTTGGCATTCCGGTGCTGGTGGAGCGTTCTAGCTACGAGACGCATCCACTTGGCAGGACGGAGTGGCTGAAGCTGTACGCGGTGCTCCTTGGAAAAGAGGAGCTGGCGGATACGCTGTTTTCCGAGCAGGCGGAAAAGCTGGAGGAAGTGCTTGCGCAGGAGAATACCGGGAAAACGGTGGCATTTTTCTACATCAGCTCCAGCGGCTATGCAAATGTGCGTAAAAGCGGCGATTATGTGGCGAAGATGATTGAGCTGGCGGGCGGAAAATATATTTTTGACGATCTGGGTGATTCTGATAATGCGCTTTCCACCATGAATATGCAGATGGAGGAATTTTACGCGAAGGCAAAGGATGCCGATTATCTGATTTACAACAGCACGATCGACGGAGAGCTGTATACGCTGGATGAATTGTTTGCCAAAAGCAGTCTGCTGAAGGATTTTAAGGCGGTACAGAACGGGAATGTTTACTGCACCGGGAAGAATCTTTTCCAGGAGACGATGGGACTTGGTACCATGATTGCCGATATTCATACGATGCTCACGAGCGAGACGGGAGCGGATGAATTTACGTATATGCACAGGCTGAAATAA
- a CDS encoding glycoside hydrolase family 13 protein, with protein MQKKWWHGKVAYQIYPKSFYDTNGDGIGDLRGIIEKLDYLKELGVDIVWISPCFCSPLADQGYDISDYYNIDPRFGTLADMDELIAEAKKRDMYIVLDLVVNHCSDEHEWFQKALADPDGPYGKYFYIEECKDGKLPCNWRSYFGGPVWEKIPGTDKYYLHVFHKKQPDLNWENPEVRHEIYKMINWWLDRGVAGFRIDAIINIKKALPFKDYPVDREDGLSSIHYMLEDAQGVLDFLHEMADNTFKPHNAFSVGEVFNEKQEELPDFIGDNGCFSTMFDFNETIFGGSPKGWYDSRLITPDDFKHCCFESQRKVENIGFLSNIIENHDEPRGVSRYIPEGDCCETSKKMLGTISFMLKGLPFLYQGQELGMENLTFTSIDEVDDISTLDEYQVALDAGLSPEEALKTVNRLSRDNARTPFQWNDSENAGFTSGTPWLRVNPNYTKINAAEQTQREDSVLNYYKKLTALRKNPQYADTIVYGDLEPVWEDCHNLMAFYRRGSQQTLLVIANYQKQPQTVTLDAPYKKVLLNNLGQLAAEGTQLHLEGYQAVVLEL; from the coding sequence ATGCAGAAAAAATGGTGGCATGGAAAGGTTGCCTATCAGATTTACCCGAAGAGCTTTTATGATACCAACGGGGACGGTATCGGAGACCTTCGCGGAATTATTGAAAAACTTGATTACTTAAAGGAGCTTGGCGTGGATATCGTCTGGATTTCCCCCTGCTTCTGCTCCCCGCTGGCAGACCAGGGCTACGACATTTCCGATTATTACAATATCGACCCGCGCTTCGGAACGCTGGCGGACATGGATGAGCTGATTGCCGAAGCCAAAAAACGCGATATGTATATCGTGCTTGATCTGGTCGTAAACCACTGCTCCGATGAGCACGAATGGTTCCAGAAGGCGCTTGCCGACCCGGACGGTCCTTACGGAAAATATTTTTATATCGAAGAATGCAAAGACGGAAAGCTGCCGTGCAACTGGCGTTCTTATTTTGGCGGTCCGGTATGGGAAAAGATTCCCGGAACCGACAAATATTACCTGCATGTATTTCACAAAAAGCAGCCGGATTTAAACTGGGAAAACCCCGAAGTGCGCCATGAAATCTACAAAATGATTAACTGGTGGCTGGACAGGGGCGTTGCCGGCTTCCGTATCGATGCGATTATCAATATCAAAAAAGCGCTGCCCTTTAAGGATTATCCGGTTGACCGCGAGGACGGGCTTTCCTCGATTCACTATATGCTGGAGGACGCGCAGGGTGTACTCGATTTCCTGCACGAAATGGCAGACAACACCTTTAAGCCCCACAACGCCTTTTCCGTCGGCGAGGTCTTCAACGAAAAACAGGAGGAGCTGCCGGATTTCATCGGCGATAACGGCTGCTTTTCCACCATGTTCGACTTTAACGAGACCATCTTCGGCGGCAGTCCGAAGGGTTGGTACGACAGCCGCCTGATTACGCCGGATGATTTTAAGCACTGCTGCTTCGAGAGCCAGCGCAAGGTAGAAAACATCGGTTTTCTTTCGAATATTATTGAAAACCACGACGAGCCCCGCGGCGTCAGCCGCTACATTCCGGAAGGCGACTGCTGCGAGACGAGCAAAAAAATGCTCGGAACTATTTCCTTTATGCTGAAGGGTCTGCCCTTCCTCTACCAGGGGCAGGAGCTTGGCATGGAAAATCTGACATTCACTTCGATTGACGAAGTGGACGACATCAGCACGCTCGACGAATACCAGGTTGCCTTAGATGCCGGGCTTTCTCCGGAGGAAGCACTGAAAACGGTCAACCGCCTGAGCCGTGACAACGCCCGCACTCCGTTCCAGTGGAACGACAGCGAAAATGCCGGATTCACCAGCGGTACGCCCTGGCTGCGCGTGAATCCAAATTACACAAAGATCAATGCTGCCGAACAGACGCAGCGCGAAGATTCCGTACTGAATTATTATAAAAAGCTGACAGCGCTGCGAAAAAATCCGCAGTACGCTGACACCATTGTTTACGGGGATCTGGAACCGGTGTGGGAAGATTGTCACAATCTGATGGCATTTTACCGCCGCGGCAGCCAGCAGACGCTGCTGGTTATCGCCAATTACCAGAAACAGCCGCAGACCGTCACACTTGATGCGCCTTATAAAAAAGTGCTGCTCAACAATCTCGGACAGCTCGCCGCAGAAGGCACGCAGCTTCATCTGGAGGGCTATCAGGCAGTAGTGCTGGAGCTGTAG